A window of the Amycolatopsis solani genome harbors these coding sequences:
- a CDS encoding CoA-binding protein, with translation MTPEEILAGAKTIAVVGLSRDPAKAAHGVPAVLQAHGFRIIPVHPSATELLGEKVYRSLKDIPEPVDLVDVFRPSPEAAGIARDAVEIGAKALWLQQGIVSADARRIAEEGGLAYVENRCTAVVRATAAISKN, from the coding sequence ATGACCCCAGAGGAAATCCTCGCCGGCGCGAAGACCATCGCCGTCGTCGGGCTGAGCCGCGACCCGGCCAAAGCCGCCCACGGCGTGCCGGCGGTCCTGCAGGCGCACGGCTTCCGGATCATCCCGGTGCACCCGTCCGCGACCGAGCTGCTCGGCGAAAAGGTGTACCGGTCGCTGAAGGACATCCCGGAGCCGGTCGACCTGGTCGACGTCTTCCGCCCGTCGCCCGAGGCGGCAGGTATCGCGCGCGACGCCGTCGAGATCGGGGCGAAGGCGCTGTGGCTGCAGCAGGGCATCGTCTCCGCCGACGCGCGCCGCATCGCCGAGGAAGGCGGGCTCGCCTACGTCGAGAACCGCTGCACCGCCGTGGTCCGCGCGACGGCCGCGATCTCGAAGAACTAG
- a CDS encoding GvpL/GvpF family gas vesicle protein, with protein sequence MSTRNWLCAYAITRNRPALDIGKSPRLIGYRDLGVVVAEASPARFDRIDTLDPVDGALAELAREHDAVVRAVFRHEPVLPLRFGTVLDGEAAAVRLLETGYEQARTCLDEVDGHREWGVRVRHAEPAATSRPDATGLTGTQYLVRRRERLRAIQRVREDVLASTGRLEAALRRHATAGIGRARPYGVLLNTAFLVETGREAAFHAEFEWFARELRSAGATVETSGPWPPYSFTDVELGGADGSSTKGNK encoded by the coding sequence GTGAGCACCCGGAACTGGCTGTGCGCGTACGCGATCACGCGCAACCGGCCCGCGCTGGACATCGGGAAGTCGCCGCGGCTGATCGGTTACCGCGACCTCGGGGTGGTCGTCGCCGAGGCGTCGCCGGCCCGCTTCGACCGCATCGACACGCTCGACCCGGTCGACGGCGCGCTGGCCGAACTGGCCCGCGAGCACGACGCCGTGGTGCGGGCGGTGTTCCGCCACGAACCCGTGCTGCCACTGCGGTTCGGCACCGTCCTGGACGGCGAGGCCGCCGCGGTCCGGCTCCTCGAAACCGGGTACGAGCAGGCGCGCACCTGCCTGGACGAGGTCGACGGGCACCGCGAGTGGGGCGTCCGCGTCCGCCACGCCGAGCCCGCCGCCACCAGCCGCCCGGACGCCACGGGCCTGACCGGCACGCAGTACCTCGTCCGGCGCCGCGAACGGCTGCGGGCGATCCAGCGGGTGCGCGAGGACGTGCTGGCGTCCACCGGCCGGCTCGAGGCGGCGCTGCGCCGTCACGCCACCGCCGGGATCGGGCGGGCGCGGCCGTACGGGGTGCTGCTCAACACGGCGTTCCTCGTGGAAACCGGGCGAGAAGCGGCGTTCCACGCGGAATTCGAGTGGTTCGCCCGCGAGCTGCGGTCGGCGGGCGCGACGGTGGAGACGTCCGGGCCGTGGCCGCCGTACTCGTTCACCGACGTGGAGCTGGGCGGCGCGGATGGTTCTTCGACGAAGGGAAACAAGTGA
- a CDS encoding DUF1579 family protein: protein MDRPALSPAHDALKAFVGDWTGTEELAASPWAPASTARADCEYRLALNGFILIQHYRQRREDGSEFLGHNVFTADPGTGETLWYGFDSYGFPPESPARGHWTGPTLTLEKKTTRGVARHRLTPDADRLSHEIDVKLGEDREFGPFLRARYTRTER, encoded by the coding sequence ATGGACCGGCCCGCTTTGAGCCCCGCGCACGACGCACTGAAGGCCTTCGTCGGCGACTGGACCGGCACCGAGGAGCTCGCCGCCTCGCCGTGGGCGCCGGCCTCGACCGCGCGCGCCGACTGCGAATACCGCCTGGCCCTCAACGGGTTCATCCTGATCCAGCACTACCGCCAGCGCCGCGAAGACGGGTCCGAATTCCTCGGCCACAACGTCTTCACCGCCGACCCGGGCACCGGCGAGACGCTCTGGTACGGCTTCGACAGCTACGGCTTCCCGCCCGAATCACCCGCTCGCGGCCACTGGACCGGCCCGACGTTGACCCTGGAGAAGAAAACCACCCGCGGAGTGGCCCGGCACCGGCTCACCCCGGACGCCGACAGACTGTCGCACGAAATCGACGTCAAGCTGGGCGAAGACCGCGAATTCGGCCCATTCCTGCGCGCGCGGTACACCCGTACCGAGAGGTAG
- a CDS encoding NHL repeat-containing protein, which translates to MTTSELAAIGGPGSGPGRFRAPSGIAVDARGRVWVADTGNDRVQAFTRDGDLVRVIAGRLKAPEGIAVDAAGNVYVADTGNRRVVQYTWWGGFVRGFGDFGRPRAVAVDPAGRLLVDDGGRVARFDTRTGAALADAAEWAGSPRDSAGDGVGGVWVADTGNHRIVHFGASG; encoded by the coding sequence GTGACGACCAGTGAGCTCGCCGCCATCGGCGGGCCCGGCTCCGGGCCGGGCCGGTTCCGCGCGCCGTCGGGGATCGCGGTCGACGCGCGCGGGCGGGTGTGGGTGGCCGACACCGGCAACGACCGCGTGCAGGCGTTCACCCGCGACGGTGATCTCGTGCGCGTCATCGCCGGGCGGCTCAAGGCGCCGGAAGGGATCGCGGTCGACGCCGCGGGCAACGTCTACGTCGCCGACACCGGCAACCGCCGGGTCGTGCAGTACACGTGGTGGGGCGGGTTCGTGCGCGGGTTCGGCGACTTCGGCCGTCCCCGCGCGGTCGCGGTGGACCCGGCCGGACGGCTGCTGGTGGACGACGGCGGTCGCGTCGCGCGGTTCGACACCCGGACCGGCGCGGCGCTGGCCGACGCCGCCGAGTGGGCCGGTTCACCGCGCGACAGCGCCGGCGACGGCGTGGGCGGAGTGTGGGTCGCCGACACCGGCAACCACCGGATCGTCCACTTCGGAGCGTCGGGCTAG
- a CDS encoding 2-keto-4-pentenoate hydratase — protein sequence MNVREAAASLLATVSERSPLSEEWPGLDVDTAYAIQDEALRQRRARGETLIGVKLGLTSRAKQQRMGIDSPLLAWLTDAMVLPAGVPVPSDALIHPRAEPELVFVLGRRLAGPGVTAATALAAVDRVYGGIEVIDSRYADYRFTLPDAVADNGSSAYFGVGPVGLPPAALDLSLEAALLEVDGQIVDTATGAAVQGHPAEALALAANALAARGLALEPGWLVLTGGMTDAVPLRRGSRVAAHFSHLGSITLSG from the coding sequence ATGAACGTGCGCGAGGCGGCCGCGTCCCTGCTGGCAACGGTTTCGGAGCGTTCGCCGCTCTCGGAAGAGTGGCCCGGCCTCGACGTCGACACGGCGTACGCGATCCAGGACGAGGCCCTGCGGCAGCGGCGCGCCCGCGGCGAAACCCTGATCGGCGTGAAGCTGGGCCTGACGTCGCGCGCGAAGCAGCAGCGAATGGGCATCGACTCGCCCCTGCTGGCCTGGCTCACCGACGCGATGGTGCTCCCGGCGGGCGTGCCGGTGCCTTCGGACGCGCTGATCCACCCGCGTGCCGAGCCGGAGCTGGTGTTCGTGCTGGGTCGCCGGCTGGCCGGCCCGGGCGTCACGGCGGCGACGGCGCTGGCCGCGGTCGACCGCGTGTACGGCGGCATCGAGGTCATCGACAGCCGGTACGCGGACTACCGCTTCACCCTCCCGGACGCGGTGGCGGACAACGGCTCGTCGGCGTACTTCGGCGTCGGCCCGGTGGGCCTGCCCCCGGCAGCGCTGGACCTGTCCCTGGAGGCGGCGTTGCTGGAGGTCGACGGCCAGATCGTCGACACGGCCACCGGCGCGGCGGTCCAGGGCCACCCGGCGGAGGCCTTGGCCTTGGCAGCGAACGCCCTGGCGGCGCGGGGGTTGGCGCTGGAGCCGGGGTGGTTGGTGCTGACCGGCGGGATGACGGACGCGGTACCGCTTCGGCGCGGGTCCCGGGTGGCGGCGCACTTCTCGCACCTGGGGTCGATCACGCTGTCGGGTTGA
- a CDS encoding 2-keto-4-pentenoate hydratase yields MDVSKVQEAAAVLARAYATREPVEPLIKLFPEATVEDAYRIQQEQVRHWTSEGDAVRGHKVGLASAAMQRQMGVDQPDYGHLTGGMFHLEHQPIPTSAFLQPRIEPEIAFVLGSALRGPGVTVADAVRAVDFVLPSLEIVDSRIRDWKISLFDTIADNASSGGVVLGSSPTALGAVDLRLAGCVLYQNGEVAATGAGGAVLGSPLNSLVWLANTVGPLGVTLEPGHVVLPGSMTRAIPVSPGDTIVATIAGLGSVTAVFSEES; encoded by the coding sequence GTGGACGTCAGCAAGGTGCAGGAGGCCGCCGCCGTACTGGCGCGGGCCTACGCGACGCGCGAACCGGTCGAGCCGCTGATCAAGTTGTTCCCGGAGGCGACCGTCGAGGACGCGTACCGCATCCAGCAGGAGCAGGTGCGGCACTGGACGTCGGAGGGCGACGCCGTCCGCGGGCACAAGGTCGGCCTCGCTTCGGCGGCGATGCAGCGGCAGATGGGCGTCGACCAGCCCGACTACGGGCACCTCACCGGCGGCATGTTCCACCTGGAGCACCAGCCGATCCCGACGTCGGCGTTCCTGCAGCCGCGCATCGAGCCGGAGATCGCGTTCGTGCTCGGTTCGGCGCTGCGCGGCCCCGGCGTGACGGTGGCGGACGCGGTGCGCGCGGTCGACTTCGTGCTGCCGTCGCTGGAGATCGTCGACTCCCGCATCCGCGACTGGAAGATCTCGCTCTTCGACACGATCGCCGACAACGCCTCCTCCGGCGGCGTGGTGCTGGGCAGCAGCCCGACGGCGCTGGGTGCCGTGGACCTGCGCCTGGCCGGCTGCGTCCTGTACCAGAACGGTGAGGTGGCGGCGACGGGCGCGGGCGGCGCGGTGCTCGGGTCGCCGTTGAATTCATTGGTGTGGCTGGCGAACACGGTCGGGCCGCTGGGGGTCACGCTGGAGCCGGGGCACGTCGTGCTGCCGGGCTCGATGACCCGGGCGATCCCGGTCTCGCCGGGCGACACGATCGTCGCGACCATCGCCGGCCTCGGCAGCGTCACCGCGGTCTTCTCGGAGGAATCATGA
- a CDS encoding response regulator transcription factor — translation MRLLIVEDEREFAETLRRGLVAEGFTIDVAHTGREGLWRATEHEYDVVVLDIMLPELSGYEVLKRLRAAENWTPVLMLTAKDGEYDEADAFDLGADDYLSKPFSFVVLIARLRALLRRGAPARPAVLEAGDLRLDPSARTVHRGQKRIELTAREFGLLEFLLRRPGTALTKNEILNHVWDAHYDGDENVVEVYIGYLRRKIDTPFGTRTIETVRGVGYRLVDVTGS, via the coding sequence GTGCGCCTGCTGATCGTGGAGGACGAGCGCGAGTTCGCGGAGACGCTGCGGCGCGGGCTGGTCGCCGAGGGCTTCACCATCGACGTCGCCCACACCGGCCGGGAAGGGCTCTGGCGGGCGACCGAGCACGAGTACGACGTCGTGGTGCTCGACATCATGCTGCCCGAGCTGTCCGGCTACGAGGTGCTCAAACGCCTGCGGGCGGCGGAAAACTGGACGCCGGTGCTGATGCTCACGGCCAAGGACGGCGAGTACGACGAGGCCGACGCGTTCGACCTCGGCGCCGACGACTACCTGTCGAAGCCCTTCTCCTTCGTCGTGCTCATCGCCCGGTTGCGCGCGCTGCTGCGCCGCGGCGCGCCGGCCCGCCCGGCCGTGCTGGAGGCGGGCGACCTGCGCCTCGACCCGTCCGCCCGGACCGTCCACAGAGGACAAAAGCGGATCGAGCTGACCGCCCGGGAGTTCGGGCTGCTGGAGTTCTTGTTGCGGCGCCCGGGTACCGCGCTGACGAAGAACGAGATCCTCAACCACGTCTGGGACGCGCACTACGACGGCGACGAGAACGTCGTCGAGGTCTACATCGGGTACTTGCGACGGAAGATCGACACGCCGTTCGGCACCCGCACCATCGAAACGGTCCGCGGTGTCGGGTACCGGCTCGTGGACGTTACTGGATCGTGA
- a CDS encoding ABC transporter ATP-binding protein, with amino-acid sequence MPEWARVDERVAAAGFGQAVRALPTAISVVLRLAWRTSPRLTLLAAFVHVVSGCVTAFGLLATANVFTALLEQGPTPERVLQSLPAIAVVTGSYAARAALDAAVAAVEGALRPRVTAAADDAVTAAVVRVGLIAFEDADFRELARQGARFGVRAIETSLRRLADLTSSVISLAAAMLTAGLLNPWLAPVLLLAAAADGWAAARVAKLNYRHFIDTVGRNIRKSVVEEVATWRTMALERHALTLQEPLLGEYRRISRSLAREEVRLAHRSNLVRTTGRAAAGLGTAVAYLVLGWLLYSGAMELALAGTAVLAMRTASTSLSNTMRAVNSLYEDSFYIGFYNQLLAESRKRRPPETSLAAPPDPGEIRLAGVTFTYPGRETPALRDVSLTIRRGEVVALVGENGSGKTTLGKLLTGLYPPDEGTVHWDDVDLSHADPASVHANIAVIAQEPAEWPMTAANNITVGRLGRPDPDRRAWNEAVDYSGADEVIAALPAKENTMLSKKFDEGHDLSGGQWQRMGIARGIYRDASVLVADEPTAALDARAEARVFAGLQHASTSHHGRRTTVLVTHRLANIRSADRILVLDKGKLIEEGTHDELIRAGGVYHELYEIQARAYRNPSEAR; translated from the coding sequence ATGCCCGAGTGGGCCCGCGTCGACGAGCGCGTGGCCGCCGCGGGCTTCGGCCAGGCCGTGCGCGCGCTGCCCACCGCGATCTCCGTCGTGCTGCGGCTGGCGTGGCGGACTTCGCCGCGGCTGACGTTGCTGGCCGCCTTCGTGCACGTCGTTTCGGGCTGCGTCACGGCGTTCGGGCTGCTCGCCACCGCGAACGTCTTCACCGCGCTGCTCGAACAGGGCCCGACGCCGGAGCGGGTGCTGCAGTCGCTGCCGGCGATCGCCGTCGTGACCGGGTCGTACGCGGCGCGCGCGGCGCTGGACGCGGCGGTCGCCGCCGTCGAGGGCGCGCTGCGGCCGCGTGTCACCGCGGCGGCGGACGACGCGGTGACGGCGGCCGTGGTGCGCGTCGGGCTGATCGCGTTCGAGGACGCGGACTTCCGCGAGCTGGCGCGCCAAGGCGCCCGGTTCGGCGTCCGGGCCATCGAGACGAGCCTGCGCCGCCTGGCCGACCTGACGTCGTCGGTCATCTCGCTCGCGGCGGCGATGCTCACGGCCGGCCTGCTGAACCCGTGGCTCGCGCCGGTGCTCCTGCTCGCCGCGGCGGCCGACGGCTGGGCCGCGGCGCGCGTGGCGAAGCTGAACTACCGGCACTTCATCGACACGGTCGGGCGCAACATCCGCAAGTCGGTGGTCGAAGAGGTCGCCACCTGGCGGACGATGGCCCTCGAACGGCACGCCTTGACGCTGCAGGAGCCGCTGCTCGGCGAGTACCGGCGCATCTCGCGCAGCCTCGCGCGGGAGGAGGTCCGGCTGGCGCACCGCAGCAACCTGGTGCGCACGACCGGCCGGGCGGCGGCCGGGCTGGGCACGGCGGTGGCGTACCTGGTGCTCGGCTGGCTGCTCTACAGCGGCGCGATGGAGCTGGCACTGGCCGGCACGGCGGTGCTGGCGATGCGCACGGCGTCGACGTCGCTGTCCAACACCATGCGCGCGGTCAATTCGCTGTACGAGGACTCCTTCTACATCGGGTTCTACAACCAGCTGCTGGCGGAATCGCGGAAGCGCCGTCCACCGGAGACATCCCTGGCCGCCCCACCCGACCCGGGCGAGATCCGGCTGGCGGGCGTCACGTTCACCTACCCGGGCCGCGAAACCCCGGCCCTGCGCGACGTTTCCCTGACCATCCGCCGCGGCGAGGTGGTGGCGCTGGTCGGCGAGAACGGCTCGGGCAAGACCACGCTGGGCAAGCTCCTCACCGGCCTCTACCCACCGGACGAGGGCACGGTCCACTGGGACGACGTCGACCTGTCCCACGCCGACCCGGCGTCGGTGCACGCGAACATCGCGGTGATCGCCCAGGAACCGGCGGAGTGGCCGATGACGGCGGCGAACAACATCACGGTGGGCCGCCTCGGCCGCCCGGACCCGGACCGCCGCGCGTGGAACGAAGCGGTCGACTACTCGGGCGCGGACGAGGTGATCGCCGCCCTCCCCGCCAAGGAGAACACGATGCTGTCGAAGAAGTTCGACGAAGGCCACGACCTCTCCGGCGGCCAATGGCAACGCATGGGCATCGCCCGCGGCATCTACCGCGACGCGTCGGTCCTGGTCGCCGACGAACCGACGGCCGCGCTGGACGCCCGCGCCGAAGCCCGGGTGTTCGCCGGCCTCCAGCACGCAAGCACGTCCCACCACGGCCGCCGCACCACGGTCCTGGTCACGCACCGCCTGGCCAACATCCGATCGGCGGACCGCATCCTGGTCCTGGACAAGGGCAAACTGATCGAGGAGGGCACCCACGACGAACTGATCCGCGCGGGCGGCGTCTACCACGAGTTGTACGAGATCCAGGCCCGCGCTTACCGGAACCCCTCGGAGGCCCGATGA
- a CDS encoding alpha/beta fold hydrolase, translated as MTEHFAHVNGIDLCHESFGAPDDPPLLLIMGLAAPMIWWDEEFCETLAAQGFHVIRFDNRDAGRSTRLRGRASLAQAYLLRASPYSLADMADDAAGLLTVLGIPAAHVVGASMGGMIAQTLAIRHPSRVLSLTSIMSSTGGRFVGRPSARAMSMLLAAPPRDRESYVETLVRTFRLIGSPGYPFDEPRMRHRAERTYDRGVHPGGAIRQLAAIMADRDRAPRLRRTKVPALVVHGARDPLVHLSGGRATARAIPGANLDIVPGMGHDLPRAVWPRIVRGIARIAVNPTA; from the coding sequence ATGACCGAGCACTTCGCACACGTCAACGGCATCGATCTCTGCCACGAATCCTTCGGCGCACCGGACGACCCGCCCCTCCTGCTCATCATGGGCCTGGCCGCCCCCATGATCTGGTGGGACGAGGAGTTCTGCGAAACCCTGGCCGCCCAAGGCTTCCACGTGATCCGCTTCGACAACCGCGACGCCGGACGCTCGACCCGGCTCCGCGGCCGGGCCAGTCTCGCGCAGGCCTACCTGCTCCGCGCGTCCCCGTACTCACTCGCCGACATGGCCGACGACGCCGCCGGGCTGCTCACCGTGCTCGGGATCCCCGCCGCCCACGTCGTCGGTGCGTCGATGGGCGGGATGATCGCCCAGACCCTCGCCATCCGGCACCCGTCACGGGTCCTCTCGCTCACGTCGATCATGTCCAGCACCGGCGGACGGTTCGTCGGCAGGCCGAGCGCCCGCGCGATGTCGATGCTGCTCGCCGCGCCCCCACGCGATCGCGAGAGTTACGTCGAAACGCTCGTGCGCACCTTCCGGCTAATCGGCTCCCCCGGCTACCCCTTCGACGAACCCCGCATGCGCCACCGAGCCGAGCGCACCTACGACCGCGGCGTCCACCCGGGCGGCGCCATCCGCCAACTCGCCGCGATCATGGCCGACCGCGACCGAGCCCCACGGCTGCGCCGGACGAAGGTCCCGGCCCTGGTGGTCCACGGCGCCCGCGACCCCCTGGTCCACCTCTCCGGCGGCCGCGCCACCGCCCGCGCCATCCCAGGCGCCAACCTGGACATCGTCCCCGGCATGGGCCACGACCTCCCCCGCGCCGTGTGGCCCCGCATCGTCCGCGGCATCGCGCGGATCGCCGTCAACCCGACAGCGTGA
- a CDS encoding TetR/AcrR family transcriptional regulator, whose product MTRARGADRRASIVRAAFEVIAERGYRGTSLAAVAERVGLTQQGLMHYFPTKEDLLTAVLETRDEWDLLHFGHAPPGDESSMTVNQLADLVDYNATRPAIVQTYTVLSADSVTEDHPAREYFHDRYARVRAGMTQMLERHRDELPPGTTPEQLAPLAIAVLDGLQLQWLLDPDEVDMSTGFRTFLTMLGIKPD is encoded by the coding sequence ATGACCCGGGCCAGGGGCGCCGACCGCCGCGCGAGCATCGTCCGAGCGGCCTTCGAAGTGATAGCCGAACGCGGCTACCGCGGCACCTCACTGGCGGCGGTCGCCGAGCGCGTCGGCCTGACCCAGCAGGGGTTGATGCACTACTTCCCGACGAAGGAAGACCTGCTCACGGCCGTCCTGGAGACCCGCGACGAGTGGGACCTGCTGCACTTCGGCCACGCCCCACCGGGCGACGAGTCGTCGATGACGGTCAACCAGCTGGCCGACCTGGTCGACTACAACGCCACGCGGCCGGCCATCGTCCAGACGTACACGGTGCTGTCCGCGGACAGCGTCACCGAAGACCACCCGGCCCGCGAGTACTTCCACGACCGCTACGCCCGCGTCCGGGCGGGCATGACGCAGATGCTGGAACGCCACCGCGACGAGCTTCCCCCGGGCACGACCCCGGAGCAGCTGGCCCCCCTCGCCATCGCCGTCCTCGACGGCCTGCAGCTGCAGTGGCTGCTGGACCCGGACGAGGTCGACATGTCCACAGGCTTCCGGACGTTCCTGACGATGCTGGGCATCAAGCCGGACTGA
- a CDS encoding GvpL/GvpF family gas vesicle protein — protein sequence MTLQLYGVVRAGHPRAPRTVCWDDLAMVVGEPEPDPAAHLAVVSALVEGGPVLPARFGTVADDEEAVRAEVLAPAADTHRADLDRLDGLAEVHVCLRFTEPGSPRRSARSDGLLSEVADRARDSVALPAGESADERWAFLVGLGDLLVVRDAVAGLGRGGGVQADWLGPLPAYSFLDRRTCTRWSW from the coding sequence GTGACGCTGCAGCTCTACGGCGTCGTGCGCGCCGGGCACCCGCGCGCGCCGCGCACCGTGTGCTGGGACGACCTGGCCATGGTCGTCGGCGAGCCCGAGCCCGATCCGGCGGCGCACCTCGCGGTGGTGTCCGCGCTCGTCGAAGGCGGTCCGGTGCTGCCGGCCCGGTTCGGCACCGTCGCCGACGACGAGGAGGCCGTCCGCGCCGAGGTGCTCGCCCCGGCTGCCGACACCCACCGCGCCGACCTCGACCGGCTCGACGGCCTGGCCGAGGTGCACGTCTGCCTGCGGTTCACCGAACCCGGGTCGCCGCGGCGCTCGGCGCGTTCGGACGGGCTGTTGTCGGAGGTTGCCGATCGGGCCCGCGACTCGGTCGCGCTGCCCGCCGGCGAGTCCGCCGACGAGCGGTGGGCGTTCCTGGTCGGGCTGGGCGACCTGCTCGTCGTCCGGGACGCCGTCGCCGGGCTCGGGCGCGGCGGCGGTGTCCAGGCCGACTGGCTCGGGCCGCTGCCCGCGTACAGCTTCCTCGACCGGCGGACGTGCACGCGCTGGAGCTGGTGA
- a CDS encoding MarR family winged helix-turn-helix transcriptional regulator, protein MRSHRAETFTRVIDAVFACNGGFLVAGDALTEPVGLTAAQWQVLGFLEDGPATAAEVARRRGLRRQSVQETVNRLLRNGMLDRLPNPGDARAPLLSLTRRAKDAMRELGRAQVEWAEGLAAEVSQEDLETTLRTLRRLRELAAQPRLR, encoded by the coding sequence ATGCGGTCCCACCGAGCCGAAACGTTCACCCGGGTGATCGACGCGGTCTTCGCGTGCAACGGCGGCTTCCTCGTCGCGGGCGACGCCCTGACCGAACCGGTCGGCCTGACGGCGGCGCAGTGGCAGGTGCTGGGCTTCCTGGAGGACGGCCCGGCGACGGCCGCGGAAGTGGCGCGGCGGCGGGGATTGCGCCGGCAGAGCGTGCAGGAGACGGTGAACCGGTTGCTGCGCAACGGCATGCTCGACCGGCTGCCGAACCCGGGGGACGCGCGAGCACCGCTGTTGTCGTTGACGCGGCGGGCGAAGGACGCGATGCGCGAGCTGGGGCGCGCGCAGGTCGAGTGGGCGGAGGGCCTGGCGGCGGAGGTGTCGCAGGAGGACCTGGAGACGACGCTGCGCACGCTCCGGCGCTTGAGGGAGCTGGCCGCCCAGCCGCGGTTGCGGTGA
- a CDS encoding VOC family protein yields MAPTQAEVTKLAEIRDELRERHLRPAADRPATNGRGIHHTALISSDVERTIAFYQDVLGFPLTELIENRDYPGSSHFFFDVGNGNAVAFFDLPGLDLGPYAEVFGGLHHLALSVTPERWSAIKDKLDEAGVQYLLESETSIYLSDPDGARVELISDPLGEMYGEKIG; encoded by the coding sequence ATGGCACCGACCCAGGCCGAGGTCACCAAGCTCGCCGAAATCCGCGACGAGCTGCGTGAGCGCCACCTGCGCCCGGCCGCCGACCGCCCGGCGACGAACGGGCGCGGCATCCACCACACCGCGCTGATCTCCAGCGACGTCGAGCGGACCATCGCGTTCTACCAGGACGTCCTGGGCTTCCCGCTCACCGAGCTGATCGAGAACCGCGACTACCCCGGCTCCAGCCACTTCTTCTTCGACGTCGGCAACGGCAACGCGGTCGCGTTCTTCGACCTGCCCGGTCTGGACCTCGGCCCGTACGCGGAAGTCTTCGGTGGACTGCACCACCTGGCGCTGTCCGTGACCCCCGAACGGTGGAGCGCCATCAAGGACAAGCTCGACGAGGCCGGCGTGCAGTACCTGCTGGAGAGCGAGACGTCCATCTACCTGTCCGATCCGGACGGTGCCCGCGTCGAGCTGATCTCCGACCCGCTCGGCGAGATGTACGGCGAGAAGATCGGCTGA